The following proteins are co-located in the Synchiropus splendidus isolate RoL2022-P1 chromosome 14, RoL_Sspl_1.0, whole genome shotgun sequence genome:
- the b3gnt9 gene encoding UDP-GlcNAc:betaGal beta-1,3-N-acetylglucosaminyltransferase 9 isoform X3: protein MTRLRKLRHLRGDVPCTVLLLLLVLLCLLLYTRQVNTHTRLTVRRATPHTCAQLLQLDPHGSTASSRILLGTEKSKVERRSVPKAASSSKPTPPPCKPQSRPAQSRARAQSKPRPRSRSRQKKALPSKMAPTIPAFDFQSYVRGKDHRRFPLLINQPEKCAARGVEGEDAPYLLIAVKSIPQDFDKRQVVRRTWGQERRLQTSEWVRRVFLLGVPPNGSALPLWDQLLSHESRAFGDILLWDFQDTFFNLTLKETHFLEWVNRSCPRVKFVFKGDADVYVNVENILEMLRGQKVDRDLFVGDIIANAKPIRRRNSKYYVPEFMYGAGLYPPYAGGGGFVMSGHTARRLSSACQQVELFPIDDVFLGMCLQVMGVKPLRHQGFRTFGIPRPSEAPHLQTFEPCFYRELMVVHSLSVPQIWLMWNLLQDPGLRCHRRNSQAPGSFRWRTADSRSRAALHPPPVTAVQRRVSLAES from the exons ATGACGCGGCTGAGGAAGCTGCGGCACCTGAGGGGCGACGTGCCCTGCaccgtcctgctgctgctgctggtccttCTCTGTCTGCTGCTCTACACTCGccaggtgaacacacacacacgcttgacCGTGCGGCGAGCAACACCTCATACTTGTGctcagctcctgcagctggaCCCGCACGGCTCCACCGCCTCCAGTCGGATTCTGTTGGGAACCGAGAAGAGCAAAGTGGAGCGCCGCTCTGTTCCG AAAGCTGCATCTTCATCCAAACCAACGCCTCCTCCCTGCAAACCCCAGTCCAGACCAGCCCAGTCTCGGGCCAGGGCCCAGAGCAAGCCCAggcccaggtccaggtccagacAGAAGAAGGCCCTGCCCAGCAAAATGGCCCCCACCATTCCAGCCTTTGATTTTCAAAGTTATGTGAGAGGAAAGGACCACAGAAGGTTCCCGCTGCTCATCAACCAGCCGGAGAAATGTGCCGCCCGCGGGGTGGAGGGCGAGGACGCTCCTTATTTGCTCATCGCTGTCAAGTCCATCCCTCAGGATTTCGACAAGCGGCAG GTGGTTCGGAGGACGTGGGGTCAGGAGCGGCGCCTCCAGACTTCCGAGTGGGTCCGCAGGGTCTTCCTGCTGGGCGTACCCCCTAATGGCTCGGCCTTGCCTCTGTGGGATCAGCTTCTGTCCCACGAGAGTCGGGCCTTTGGGGACATCCTGCTGTGGGACTTCCAGGACACCTTCTTCAACCTGACGCTGAAGGAGACGCACTTCCTGGAGTGGGTCAACAGGAGCTGTCCTCGCGTCAA GTTCGTCTTCAAGGGTGACGCCGACGTGTACGTGAACGTGGAGAACATTCTGGAGATGCTCCGTGGACAGAAGGTGGACCGGGACCTGTTCGTCGGCGACATCATCGCCAACGCCAAACCCATTCGTCGGCGCAATTCAAAGTACTACGTGCCGGAGTTCATGTACGGCGCCGGCCTGTACCCGCCCTACGCCGGCGGAGGGGGCTTCGTCATGTCGGGCCACACGGCGCGAAGACTGAGCTCCGCCTGTCAGCAG GTGGAGCTCTTCCCCATCGACGACGTCTTCCTGGGAATGTGTCTCCAGGTGATGGGCGTCAAGCCGCTGCGCCACCAGGGCTTCCGCACCTTTGGGATCCCTCGGCCGTCGGAGGCCCCTCACCTCCAGACCTTCGAGCCCTGCTTCTACAGGGAGCTGATGGTGGTCCACAGTCTCAGCGTGCCCCAGATCTGGCTCATGTGGAACCTGCTGCAGGACCCCGGCCTCCGCTGCCACCGCCGGAACAGCCAGGCGCCCGGCTCCTTCAGGTGGAGGACCGCCGACTCCCGGAGCAGAGCAGCTCTTCATCCCCCACCAGTGACCGCAGTCCAGCGCCGCGTCTCACTAGCAGAGTCCTGA
- the b3gnt9 gene encoding UDP-GlcNAc:betaGal beta-1,3-N-acetylglucosaminyltransferase 9 isoform X1 produces MDLESPMGHGDCVLLLQDDWWHHGVKPELSMTRLRKLRHLRGDVPCTVLLLLLVLLCLLLYTRQVNTHTRLTVRRATPHTCAQLLQLDPHGSTASSRILLGTEKSKVERRSVPKAASSSKPTPPPCKPQSRPAQSRARAQSKPRPRSRSRQKKALPSKMAPTIPAFDFQSYVRGKDHRRFPLLINQPEKCAARGVEGEDAPYLLIAVKSIPQDFDKRQVVRRTWGQERRLQTSEWVRRVFLLGVPPNGSALPLWDQLLSHESRAFGDILLWDFQDTFFNLTLKETHFLEWVNRSCPRVKFVFKGDADVYVNVENILEMLRGQKVDRDLFVGDIIANAKPIRRRNSKYYVPEFMYGAGLYPPYAGGGGFVMSGHTARRLSSACQQVELFPIDDVFLGMCLQVMGVKPLRHQGFRTFGIPRPSEAPHLQTFEPCFYRELMVVHSLSVPQIWLMWNLLQDPGLRCHRRNSQAPGSFRWRTADSRSRAALHPPPVTAVQRRVSLAES; encoded by the exons ATGGACTTGGAAAGTCCGATGGGTCATGGTGACTGTGTGCTGTTGCTGCAGGATGACTGGTGGCATCATGGCGTGAAGCCTGAGCTCAGCATGACGCGGCTGAGGAAGCTGCGGCACCTGAGGGGCGACGTGCCCTGCaccgtcctgctgctgctgctggtccttCTCTGTCTGCTGCTCTACACTCGccaggtgaacacacacacacgcttgacCGTGCGGCGAGCAACACCTCATACTTGTGctcagctcctgcagctggaCCCGCACGGCTCCACCGCCTCCAGTCGGATTCTGTTGGGAACCGAGAAGAGCAAAGTGGAGCGCCGCTCTGTTCCG AAAGCTGCATCTTCATCCAAACCAACGCCTCCTCCCTGCAAACCCCAGTCCAGACCAGCCCAGTCTCGGGCCAGGGCCCAGAGCAAGCCCAggcccaggtccaggtccagacAGAAGAAGGCCCTGCCCAGCAAAATGGCCCCCACCATTCCAGCCTTTGATTTTCAAAGTTATGTGAGAGGAAAGGACCACAGAAGGTTCCCGCTGCTCATCAACCAGCCGGAGAAATGTGCCGCCCGCGGGGTGGAGGGCGAGGACGCTCCTTATTTGCTCATCGCTGTCAAGTCCATCCCTCAGGATTTCGACAAGCGGCAG GTGGTTCGGAGGACGTGGGGTCAGGAGCGGCGCCTCCAGACTTCCGAGTGGGTCCGCAGGGTCTTCCTGCTGGGCGTACCCCCTAATGGCTCGGCCTTGCCTCTGTGGGATCAGCTTCTGTCCCACGAGAGTCGGGCCTTTGGGGACATCCTGCTGTGGGACTTCCAGGACACCTTCTTCAACCTGACGCTGAAGGAGACGCACTTCCTGGAGTGGGTCAACAGGAGCTGTCCTCGCGTCAA GTTCGTCTTCAAGGGTGACGCCGACGTGTACGTGAACGTGGAGAACATTCTGGAGATGCTCCGTGGACAGAAGGTGGACCGGGACCTGTTCGTCGGCGACATCATCGCCAACGCCAAACCCATTCGTCGGCGCAATTCAAAGTACTACGTGCCGGAGTTCATGTACGGCGCCGGCCTGTACCCGCCCTACGCCGGCGGAGGGGGCTTCGTCATGTCGGGCCACACGGCGCGAAGACTGAGCTCCGCCTGTCAGCAG GTGGAGCTCTTCCCCATCGACGACGTCTTCCTGGGAATGTGTCTCCAGGTGATGGGCGTCAAGCCGCTGCGCCACCAGGGCTTCCGCACCTTTGGGATCCCTCGGCCGTCGGAGGCCCCTCACCTCCAGACCTTCGAGCCCTGCTTCTACAGGGAGCTGATGGTGGTCCACAGTCTCAGCGTGCCCCAGATCTGGCTCATGTGGAACCTGCTGCAGGACCCCGGCCTCCGCTGCCACCGCCGGAACAGCCAGGCGCCCGGCTCCTTCAGGTGGAGGACCGCCGACTCCCGGAGCAGAGCAGCTCTTCATCCCCCACCAGTGACCGCAGTCCAGCGCCGCGTCTCACTAGCAGAGTCCTGA
- the b3gnt9 gene encoding UDP-GlcNAc:betaGal beta-1,3-N-acetylglucosaminyltransferase 9 isoform X2, protein MDLESPMGHGDCVLLLQDDWWHHGVKPELSMTRLRKLRHLRGDVPCTVLLLLLVLLCLLLYTRQLLQLDPHGSTASSRILLGTEKSKVERRSVPKAASSSKPTPPPCKPQSRPAQSRARAQSKPRPRSRSRQKKALPSKMAPTIPAFDFQSYVRGKDHRRFPLLINQPEKCAARGVEGEDAPYLLIAVKSIPQDFDKRQVVRRTWGQERRLQTSEWVRRVFLLGVPPNGSALPLWDQLLSHESRAFGDILLWDFQDTFFNLTLKETHFLEWVNRSCPRVKFVFKGDADVYVNVENILEMLRGQKVDRDLFVGDIIANAKPIRRRNSKYYVPEFMYGAGLYPPYAGGGGFVMSGHTARRLSSACQQVELFPIDDVFLGMCLQVMGVKPLRHQGFRTFGIPRPSEAPHLQTFEPCFYRELMVVHSLSVPQIWLMWNLLQDPGLRCHRRNSQAPGSFRWRTADSRSRAALHPPPVTAVQRRVSLAES, encoded by the exons ATGGACTTGGAAAGTCCGATGGGTCATGGTGACTGTGTGCTGTTGCTGCAGGATGACTGGTGGCATCATGGCGTGAAGCCTGAGCTCAGCATGACGCGGCTGAGGAAGCTGCGGCACCTGAGGGGCGACGTGCCCTGCaccgtcctgctgctgctgctggtccttCTCTGTCTGCTGCTCTACACTCGccag ctcctgcagctggaCCCGCACGGCTCCACCGCCTCCAGTCGGATTCTGTTGGGAACCGAGAAGAGCAAAGTGGAGCGCCGCTCTGTTCCG AAAGCTGCATCTTCATCCAAACCAACGCCTCCTCCCTGCAAACCCCAGTCCAGACCAGCCCAGTCTCGGGCCAGGGCCCAGAGCAAGCCCAggcccaggtccaggtccagacAGAAGAAGGCCCTGCCCAGCAAAATGGCCCCCACCATTCCAGCCTTTGATTTTCAAAGTTATGTGAGAGGAAAGGACCACAGAAGGTTCCCGCTGCTCATCAACCAGCCGGAGAAATGTGCCGCCCGCGGGGTGGAGGGCGAGGACGCTCCTTATTTGCTCATCGCTGTCAAGTCCATCCCTCAGGATTTCGACAAGCGGCAG GTGGTTCGGAGGACGTGGGGTCAGGAGCGGCGCCTCCAGACTTCCGAGTGGGTCCGCAGGGTCTTCCTGCTGGGCGTACCCCCTAATGGCTCGGCCTTGCCTCTGTGGGATCAGCTTCTGTCCCACGAGAGTCGGGCCTTTGGGGACATCCTGCTGTGGGACTTCCAGGACACCTTCTTCAACCTGACGCTGAAGGAGACGCACTTCCTGGAGTGGGTCAACAGGAGCTGTCCTCGCGTCAA GTTCGTCTTCAAGGGTGACGCCGACGTGTACGTGAACGTGGAGAACATTCTGGAGATGCTCCGTGGACAGAAGGTGGACCGGGACCTGTTCGTCGGCGACATCATCGCCAACGCCAAACCCATTCGTCGGCGCAATTCAAAGTACTACGTGCCGGAGTTCATGTACGGCGCCGGCCTGTACCCGCCCTACGCCGGCGGAGGGGGCTTCGTCATGTCGGGCCACACGGCGCGAAGACTGAGCTCCGCCTGTCAGCAG GTGGAGCTCTTCCCCATCGACGACGTCTTCCTGGGAATGTGTCTCCAGGTGATGGGCGTCAAGCCGCTGCGCCACCAGGGCTTCCGCACCTTTGGGATCCCTCGGCCGTCGGAGGCCCCTCACCTCCAGACCTTCGAGCCCTGCTTCTACAGGGAGCTGATGGTGGTCCACAGTCTCAGCGTGCCCCAGATCTGGCTCATGTGGAACCTGCTGCAGGACCCCGGCCTCCGCTGCCACCGCCGGAACAGCCAGGCGCCCGGCTCCTTCAGGTGGAGGACCGCCGACTCCCGGAGCAGAGCAGCTCTTCATCCCCCACCAGTGACCGCAGTCCAGCGCCGCGTCTCACTAGCAGAGTCCTGA